From Pelagibacterium flavum:
GGCACCCGGTCGGGCGTTACCGAAGAGACTGTCGATGTGTTCATGGAGTGCGCGAGCTGGGACCCCGAGCTGATAGCCCAGTCGGGCCGCAAGACCGGTATCATCTCCGATGCCCGCTATCGCCTGGAGCGCTCGGTCGATCCGGCCCTGACCGAACCGGGACTGGAGCTTGCCACACGCCTTGTGCTGGAGCTGTGCGGCGGTGAGCCCATGGAGCCGGCCATTTCCGGCGAGGATGTTTTTCCCGATACCGTTGTGGAGTTCCCGCTTTCCGAAACCGCGCGCCTCACCGGGCTCGACGTTTCCCCCGACCGGGTGGAAGACATTCTGGGGCGGCTGGGCTTTGTGATGGAGGGCGACGGGCCCGTTCGGCATGTGACGGTGCCCTCGTGGCGCCCGGACGTGACGATCAAGGCGGACCTCGTCGAAGAGGTGATGCGCATTGTGGGCGTTGACCGCGTGCCGGTCGAACCCTTGCCGCGGCTTTCCGGCGTGGCGCCGAAAATGCTGACCCCGATCCAGAACCGGCGCCGCATCGTGCGACGGACGCTGGCGGCGCGCGGCATGGACGAGGCCATGACCTGGTCGTTCATCTCCACCGACCTTGCCCAAGCCTTCGGTGGCGGCAAGCCCGAATTGCGGCTGGCCAATGCCATTGCTTCGGACATGACCGACATGCGGCCATCGCTGTTGCCAGGCCTGCTCATGGGCGCGGCGCGCAACGGAAATCGCGGGCTGGACGATGTTGCGCTGTTTGAAGTGGGGCAGGTGTTTTTCTCCGATACGCCCGAGGGCCAGCGCACGCACGCAACCGGCATCCGGACGGGCACGTGCGGGATCGGCGGGGCCGGACGGCACTGGCAGGGCAAGGCCGAAAAGGTCGGGGTTTACGACGCCAAGGCAGACCTCGGCGCGGCGCTCGATGCTCTGGGTGTCGATATCGACAAGGTGCAGGTGGTTTCCGAACCGGCACCCTGGAGCCATCCGGGGCGCGGCGGACGCATCCAGCTCGGGCCCAAACTGATCCTTGGCTGGTTTGGGGAGCTGCATCCGGCAATGGCGGCAAAATTTGACCTTGGCGGCCCGGTTGCCGCGTTCGAGATCGATCTCGACGCGCTGCCCGAACCGCGCAAGAAGGCGACACGGGCCAAGCCGGCGCTGGCACTGTCCACGCTGCAGCCGGTGCGGCGCGATTTTGCCTTTGTTGTGGGTACAGATGTCGAAGCCGCAAATATCTTGCGCGCGGCCCGGGGTGCCGAAAAGGCGCTCGTCACCGAGGTGACGATCTTTGACGTTTTTTCCGGTGCTCATGTGGGCGAAGGCAACAAATC
This genomic window contains:
- the pheT gene encoding phenylalanine--tRNA ligase subunit beta, with translation MKFTISWLKDHLETTASNAEIIDTLTMIGLEVEDVSDSGAALKSFVTAHVVSAEQHPNADKLRVCKVDAGTGELIDVVCGAPNARTGLKSVFAFAGTYIPGKDITIGKGNIRGQVSNGMLCSNAELELSDDHDGIIELPEDAPIGVPYPDYAGIDEVVIDIGLTPNRGDATGVYGIARDLAAAGLGTLKATDMSPVASKGASPIAPLPHEFAESEPKAIRKFAGRYIAGIKNGPSPDWLAQRLRAVGLRPINAVVDITNLVSLGWGRPLHAYDAAKIEGQMVLRNARGEAFEALDNKIYTLDETMTVIADDKGPLCLGGIIGGTRSGVTEETVDVFMECASWDPELIAQSGRKTGIISDARYRLERSVDPALTEPGLELATRLVLELCGGEPMEPAISGEDVFPDTVVEFPLSETARLTGLDVSPDRVEDILGRLGFVMEGDGPVRHVTVPSWRPDVTIKADLVEEVMRIVGVDRVPVEPLPRLSGVAPKMLTPIQNRRRIVRRTLAARGMDEAMTWSFISTDLAQAFGGGKPELRLANAIASDMTDMRPSLLPGLLMGAARNGNRGLDDVALFEVGQVFFSDTPEGQRTHATGIRTGTCGIGGAGRHWQGKAEKVGVYDAKADLGAALDALGVDIDKVQVVSEPAPWSHPGRGGRIQLGPKLILGWFGELHPAMAAKFDLGGPVAAFEIDLDALPEPRKKATRAKPALALSTLQPVRRDFAFVVGTDVEAANILRAARGAEKALVTEVTIFDVFSGAHVGEGNKSVAIEVTLQPRDKTLTDEEIEAVSGKIVAAVEKATGGVLRG